Proteins from a single region of Chrysemys picta bellii isolate R12L10 chromosome 9, ASM1138683v2, whole genome shotgun sequence:
- the NEU2 gene encoding sialidase-2 codes for MASLPVLQEETLFRKGFWSYRIPALLYVPQSCTILAFAEEREDEVDEHPKLIAMRRGTYDGTTHHVQWNKMETIVNAQLEGHRSMNPCPVYDEVTGNLILFFIAVPGKVSENHQIKTKTNLVHLCQVTSTDNGCSWSPVKDFTETVIGTAHKDWATFAVGPGHGLQLLNEAWSLVIPAYAYRILDPGKKPSPHTFCFVNSDHGKTWAMGNFVAKEHAVECQVAEVYSRRERVLYCNARNSQGARVQAVSYNHGMEFDGGQRIEKLVDPPHGCHGSVTGFPSPANMKSGCQDTWVLYSHPTGPAGRRNLGVYLNKCPLDPACWIGPTLIFKSLCAYSDLQHVGRGPDGSPLFCCLFEFGTSSQYEEIIFLMFTLKQAFTSEC; via the exons ATGGCTTCGCTTCCTGTCCTACAAGAAGAGACATTGTTCCGAAAGGGATTCTGGAGTTATCgaatcccagccctgctctacgtGCCGCAGTCCTGCACCATCCTGGCATTCGCCGAGGAGCGGGAGGATGAAGTGGATGAACATCCCAAGCTGATAGCAATGCGCAGAGGCACATATGATGGGACTACCCACCATGTTCAG TGGAACAAAATGGAGACCATTGTCAATGCTCAGCTGGAGGGCCACCGCTCCATGAACCCATGTCCTGTGTAcgatgaagtcactgggaacCTCATTCTGTTCTTTATAGCTGTCCCAGGAAAGGTCTCTGAAAACCACCAGATCAAGACAAAGACCAACTTGGTCCATCTGTGCCAGGTCACCAGCACTGATAATGGATGCTCCTGGAGCCCTGTGAAGGATTTCACTGAGACTGTCATTGGCACAGCACACAAGGACTGGGCCACCTTTGCGGTGGGACCAGGCCATGGTTTACAGTTGCTCAATGAGGCTTGGAGTCTCGTGATTCCTGCCTATGCCTATCGGATACTTGACCCTGGGAAaaaaccctccccacacaccttcTGCTTTGTTAATTCTGACCACGGGAAGACCTGGGCAATGGGGAACTTTGTGGCAAAGGAGCATGCTGTGGAGTGCCAGGTAGCTGAAGTGTACAGCCGAAGAGAGAGGGTGCTGTACTGCAATGCTAGAaacagccagggagccagagtCCAGGCTGTGAGCTACAACCATGGGATGGAGTTTGACGGTGGTCAGCGGATTGAGAAGCTGGTAGATCCTCCCCATGGCTGCCACGGGAGTGTTACTGGCTTCCCAAGTCCTGCTAACATGAAGTCAGggtgtcaggacacctgggtgctCTACTCTCACCCCACAGGCCCAGCTGGGCGGAGAAATTTAGGAGTGTACCTCAACAAGTGTCCCTTAGATCCAGCATGCTGGATAGGACCCACTCTTATCTTCAAGAGCTTGTGTGCTTATTCGGATCTGCAGCACGTGGGGCGAGGCCCTGATGGCTCCCCGCTGTTCTGCTGCCTGTTTGAGTTTGGCACCAGCTCGCAATACGAAGAGATCATCTTCCTTATGTTCACTTTGAAACAAGCCTTTACATCCGAGTGCTAA